Genomic window (Flavobacteriales bacterium):
GCTTTCTCTATGGGCGCTCGATCAAGCCTGAAACCATTACCAAGTTGAAGCCATGAAGATGAACGAATTGTCGATCACGAGTATCGAGTCCTTAGGTGGTTATCGCTTGAAGGTCAATTTCAGCAATGGAAAGTCGAATACGATCGACTTTGAGCCTTGGATCCGATCCCTTCCAACAGAAGAGGAACGAACTTACCTTGAACCTTCACGCTTCAAGCAGTACAAGGTGCATTTGGGGCACGCTATTTCCTGGGGTGAGTTCGACATTATCTTTCCCATCACGGCCTTGTATCATGGGAATCCTGAACTTCTGCAACAGGGTGTTCCGGTCGATACAACTAAGCGTTCGGTCGTTCGCCGCAAAAGAAGTGTGGCCGGCCATAAGAGCACTTCCTTGAAGCGGCCGAAAAGGTCGAAGGCCGGATCGTAAGTATTGTTGCTCGCTCCATCAGGGGCTCCGCCTCGAGACCCTGATGCACATTCATCTGCCTCGCACAATAATGAGCCAGTGATGTAAAAACTTAGCTTGCGTTCAAATGGAACATCCTCTGCTCGAACGGATCACGATCGAACCTGAGATCTGCCACGGCAAGCCTTGTGTGCGGGGTATGCGTTGGCCTGTTGAAGTAGTCTTGGATATGCTTGGCTCAGAGATGAGTGCGGCAGACATCGTCTCAGAACATCGGGAGTTGGAAATGGAGGATGTTCAGGCCTGCCTCCATTATGCCAAGCTTACCGGAACCAGCATCCACAACTCATCCCGGAAATGAAATTCGACCCTGTAACGAAGCGCGTCTATACCGAGAGGGACGAATTCATCAAAACGATGCATTGCCCATACAAGGTGAGGTGGGGGAATTTGCAAGAGACGAGTTCGACTTCGCGGAAATGTGCGCAGTGTGATCACTTGGTCATAGACACGGAATTCTTGTCCGATGCTGAGGTCCTTCGACTGGTTAATGCGAACCCCGCCACGTGCTTGAAAATAGACTTGGATCAGCACAACGTAAAGCTGCGGACAGATGGCATTCTGGAACAGAAATAGGGTTCCACGCGAAGATCTACGCGTGATCAAGACCGCACGGGACAAGGACAGCATCAATGAAGCGGCAAGGAATGGATTCCGGCCATTGCTCAAGCCAGTTCAGCCTTCGGATAAAATTCGGTCGAAGTATTCAGTCGTTCAGAATAAGCGGACCGGCGAGATCAAAGTCGTTGGCGATTATCGGGCACGGCTCCTTTCGGATATCGCCGATGAAGATGAGACCGTCATTGACTGGACCTTCTACTACCCGCACAATTTCAAGTCCCCTTTCGCAGCCTATTTGATACCCGCTGACATTAGGAAAGGAGAACGGGTTTTCATAGAAGACCTGATCGAAGACTACGTAGGTGCAAGTTGGAACCAAGGAGACACGTATAGGCTTGAAAGCTGCGAAGCGATCTGGAACGGGAAGGACTTGAAGATCCAGTATGATCCAAAGGTCAATCGTTCAAGTTTTATTGGCTAAGAACGCCGCGCTTGGAGATTCGGAGTTAAGTAAGTGGAGTGGCTAGGTCCTCGCCAATCTGGTCAATGACTCCTTGTACAGCCTTGCGAAAGGAATCTTCAAACCGCATGGTCTTAGTGCTAGACGGCCTCTTTTTCATTTGCTCATACTGTAGCGGAAGTATCCGCTCCTGATGTTCCGTGAACATCATGCGATGCGGACTTGCTGGAAACCCACCTTCTGTGCCGCAAATGGAGCGGATCTTAGAACAGATCGGACCAATTTGCGAATACTCAGTAGGTGATAGAGCTGTGAGCCTTTCACGCAGCGCCTGAAGATCTGTGCGTTGCTCGTCTGATAAAACCATCATGTGTGCATTTTTATAATTTCAAAGCTACATTTTCTATTCAAGCGCAACTGGGATTTCATTCGACGTGCCCACGTATACCTGCTTCAACGAAGTCTACCATCGCCCTCGGGATAGCGCAGAGTGCTAATTGAAGGACCCAGTATATTGTACGCCTTGAAGATGGGGCATCCAACCGGCCGATCCATGATCACCCAAGCCTATTTCGACCAGATCGAAACTCAACTTCTCAAGGAGTTGGACAACGCCCAGGAAAGCATCTTGGTAGCGGTGGCGTGGTTGACGAATGCGCAGCTCTTCAACAAGCTCCGCGAAAAATGTGGAAGAGGCGTGACCGTGGAATTGATGATCTTCAACGACGAGATCAACAACACCAGCGGGAACGACTTCTCAAGGCTTGAGGAGGTGGGTGGCAAGCTGTACAAAGTTGGCAGCGGGGATGGCGGGACGTTGATGCACAATAAGTTTTGCGTTATCGACCGGAGCACGGTGATCAATGGCTCTTACAACTGGAGCTATAAGGCTCGGCAGAACCATGAGAACATCACGGTTTCCACCAACGCCGAAGAACTCGCGGCCCAGTTCGTGGCTGAGTTCCGCAGGTTGAAAGCCAAGTACTTTGTGGAAGATGGCGGTGGAAGTGAAGTGCTGGATCCGGCCAAGGTGGATCATCGGCTGGCGCTGATAAAGAACCTGATCAAGTTGGAAGAGTTGGAGGAAATACCACTTCAACTTGCCAAGCTCCCTACTTCGAGTTCGGATGCTGCGTTGAATGAGATCACCGGCGCTTTGAAGGGTCGGCGATATGCTAAGGCACTACTGGCTATCGACGCGTACATCCAAGCTCGGAGCCAAGTTGCCACCTATGTTGATCCCGAAATTGTTGGCCTGCGTTTGGAGGCGCATGCATTGGAACTTCAGTTGAAGGCGTTAACGGATGAACAAACGGAGCTTGAACGATTGATCCATCAATTCCAGATCCGGCACGCACAAGAACTTGGACCACTGATATTGAGGCTATTGGTGCTGCGAAAGGAGAAGGCAAAGACAGAGGCAGAGAGAGCAGAGGCGGAGAACGACTATCAGGAGTATCAAAAGGATTACCAGCGACAGAAGGATGAAGTAGTCCATGTGCTCAATGAGGAGGAGAAGAGTGAACTCAAGCAGCTATACCGCGAGGGAAGTAAGTTATGCCACCCGGATGCCGTGCAAGCTGAACATCAAGATGAAGCAGCGAAGTGGTTCATAGCCCTGAAGGATGCATATGAGCACAACGACACAAAAAGGGTCAATGAGATCCTGCACAAGTTGAAGAAGGGAGTAGCATTTGGTTCCATGGTGGATTCATTGTCCAAGAAGGAACGGTTGCGGGACTGGGTGGAAGAATATCGCCGAAGGGTGGAGACACTGCTTGAGGAGATCGTCACCATCAAGAGCGGCAAGGATTATCAAACCGTTGTATCCATCCCGGATTGGGATGTCTACTTTGCCGATATGAAGTCGCGCTTGTCAGAGGAATTGGAACAACTGCAACATGGCGATACCTGAAGACGAGAATTCTACCGGGATCGAGTTGAGCAGCTTATCGAGTTCATTGGCCAGAACTCAATACGCGCTGACTTTGACCAGCAAGTTGCTGATGCCTTCAACAGAGCGGAAGCGGCGTGAGTTGATCGAGTTCCTGGTCCGAATGGCTGAGAGGGACAATTGTAGTACTCCCCAAAAACTGGACAGGTAGCTAAGGTGGCTAAACTTGTCCAAGGATGACCCGCAAAAGCAGAAGGAAGTTCACTCCCGCATTCAAGGCGCAAGTTGCGCTTGAGGCCGTGAAGGAGAACCATACGATGGCAGAGCTGGCGATGCGCTTTGAGATCGCACCAGCACAGATCGGCCAATGGAAGAAGCAGTTGGCGGAGAACGCCGCTGGGGTCTTTGAAGGGACCCCGACGGCGTCCTCCGCCATGCCAGGTGGTCACGACCCCGAAAAATTGTTCGCCGAGATCGGCAGGTTGAAAATGGAGAACGACTTGCTAAAAAAAACGGTCCGATGAGCGTGGCACAAAAGCGGCATGCCATTGCCACCGTTCAGGAAGGCAGCATCATGGAGCGCTGCCGGGCGCTGGACCTTGCACGCAGCAGCTTCTACTATCAGCCCAAAGGAGAAAGCGCGTTGAACTTGGAATTGATGCGTTTGATGGATGAAGAGTACACCAAGCATTGCTTCCATGGGTGATCGGCATGCGCGACTTTCTGAGGCTTGAAAAGGGCTATTGGGTGAACGAAAAGCGGGTGCGCAGGCTCCTTCGGCTAATGGGCTTGGAGGCCGTTGCGCCCAAGCCTGACCTGAGCAAACCCGCCAACGGGCATAGGGTCTATCCCTACTTGTTGAGAGGTGTGCAGATTGAAGCTCCGGGGCATGTTTGGAGCACCGACATCACCTACATCGCCATGGGCAAAGGGTTCCTGTATCTCACCGCCGTGATGGACTGGCACAGCCGCTACGTGCTCTCTTGGCAGATCAGCAACACCTTGGACACCTCCTTCTGTCTGGAAGCTTTGCATGGTGCGCTGTTGCAATATCCTGCACCAATGATCTTCAATACCGACCAAGGCAGCCAATACACCAGCGACCTCTTTACCGGGGCGTTGATCCAGGAAGGCATCAAGGTGAGCATGGATGGCAAGGGCCGGGCTACGGACAATGCGTTCATCGAACGACTTTGGAGAAGCGTGAAGCAGCAATGCGTCTATCGCCATAGCCCCGCCGATGGGAATGAGCTGCGCAGCCTTCTGGCCGAGTACTTCGCCTATTACAACCACCAACGACCACACCAGCACCTGGATGGACTGACCCCGGCACACCTTTACTTTGGTCTGCCCGATACCCGGAACCGTACCCTGACACCAAACCTTGTTGAACCCCAATTCACACTAACAACCGCCTGAAACCTGTCCAGTAAATCGGGAGTACCTCAGCTTGATGAAATCGTGACCATCAAGAGCGTCAAGGATTATCAGACCCTTGCACCAATCACGGATTCGGATGTCTATTTTGCCGATATGAAGTCGCGGTTGTCACAGGAATTGAAGCAATTGCAACATGGCGATGCCTGAAGACGAGAATTCTACCGGGATCGAGTTGAGCAGCTTATCGAGTTCATTGGCCAGAACTCAATACGCGCTGGCTTTGACCCGCAAATTGCTGATTCCCTCCACAGAGCGGAAGCGGCGTGAACTGATAGAGTTCCTAGTTCGAATGGCCGACAAGGACAATTTTACCATTCGGATGCTGTCGGAGTTTTACCCGCTTAACCCAGGACTACTAGAGAAATATGCGGATTATTTGAAATGGGATGCGCTAAGCTGCAACCCCAACCTTCCATGGAGTGAGGATTTGCTGAGTCGTTTCGAGGAGAAATGGAGTTGGAGTAGTCAAATGCTGGATACGTGTAGAGCCCTACCATGGAGTGAGGCCTTGATAGCCCGTTTTGAGGAGAGATGGAATTGGTATTGGCTGAGCGACAATATCACTTTGCCATGGAGCGAATCGCTGCTTGCTCGTTTTGAAGAGAGATGGGTTTGGCAACGACTGATCCTCAATATCACTTTGCCGAGGGATGAATCTCTGCTTGCCCGTTTTGAAAAGAGGTGGGATTGGCATGTGCTGAGCAGACGCAAAACCTTGCCTTGGAGCGAGGCTCTACTGGAACGATTTTCCGGACTATGGGATTGGCAGGGACTTAGCGGGAATAGCAGTCTTCCATGGACTACAGCCCTGATAAAGCGTTTTTCAGAAAGATGGGATTGGCGCTTTCTTAGTGGGAATGAGGGTCTTCCGTGGAGCGATGAATTCATTGATGAATTTCAGGATAGGTGGACATGGAAGTATGAGGTCTCCGCACTGGAGGATCATTATTTGGCACACCCAGATGAAAGGTCGATAGAATGGCATCTTCTTCAGGGACTGCATGGCTTAAGAAGCTTGAGCCAAAATCCCAAGCTGCCATGGAGCAAATCTTTGATTGCTCGTTATGAAGATCGATGGGATTGGAAGGCATTAAGCAGGGCAGATTATCTTCTTTGGAGTGAAGATCTGATAATATCCTTTGAGGATAATTGGAACTGGGGTAGTCGCTGGTATTGGCATGGAGGTGGCCTTAGTCGCAATACTAGCATTCCATGGAATTCAGCTCTCATAAATCGGTTTTGGGATAGATGGAGTTGGAGTGGCCTCACCGCTAATAGCTCAGTGGCTTTGGCTGATAGAATCCTCATAGAACCCAAGCTGAAACATCAGATTAGAGAGGAGGTAGATAGGCTCACACCACTTTTTCGCTGGGCTGGTCTTGAAACGGAAAGCATGGACATCTGGTTTTGCAGGTTGGCAAGGCTGAGATGCGTCCAAGACTTATTATGGTCAGAAGATGTCATTTCCAAACTTGGAGACAATCTGGACTGGGGGACAATTAGTAGCGATACTATGCTCTTATGGAACGAAGATATAATTTCCCAATACGAAGCCAGATGGGCCTGGAGTCAGCTCAGTAAAAACCCATCTCTTCCTTGGAGCGAAACCTTCATTTCTCGATACGAAGGCCGTTGGGACTGGAATGAGCTTAGTAGTAGCCCATTCCTTCCTTGGAGCGAATCCTTCATTTCTCGCTATGAGGACCGATGGAACTGGAACTGGCTAAGCAATAATGAAACCCTCCCTTGGAGTGAATTGTTCATTGATAGATTTAAGGACAAATGGAATTGGAATCGGCTTGGCAACAACGATTGTTTTCCTTGGAGTGCGGCTTTGGCTATTTCATTCAAGGATCAATGGGATTGGGGTGGTCATGAAGATATTGATGGTACGATTTCTTCTGGAATGATTCATTTTCAACCGATTCATTGGGATGAAGAAATGATAATGAAGCTTGAAGGGAAAGTGAACGTTTCTGTTCTTGCGGAATTTGGGAGGGATGTAAAGTGGACCATATCCTTGATTGAACGTTATTGCAAAGACGTTTATTGGGGTAATAAATTGAGTGACGACGTATATTCAAACATTATTCGACCTTATGCGGATGATGCGCTCGTCGAGGAAGTGATGCAACGCATAATCCAGACAAGAGCTAGGGCCGAAGGTGCAGGTGCCGGTTCACTCAAGCCGTAGTCTCGGGGCTCAACTGCATCTTGCTCAACGAG
Coding sequences:
- a CDS encoding DUF2442 domain-containing protein; protein product: MKMNELSITSIESLGGYRLKVNFSNGKSNTIDFEPWIRSLPTEEERTYLEPSRFKQYKVHLGHAISWGEFDIIFPITALYHGNPELLQQGVPVDTTKRSVVRRKRSVAGHKSTSLKRPKRSKAGS
- a CDS encoding IS3 family transposase; translated protein: MRDFLRLEKGYWVNEKRVRRLLRLMGLEAVAPKPDLSKPANGHRVYPYLLRGVQIEAPGHVWSTDITYIAMGKGFLYLTAVMDWHSRYVLSWQISNTLDTSFCLEALHGALLQYPAPMIFNTDQGSQYTSDLFTGALIQEGIKVSMDGKGRATDNAFIERLWRSVKQQCVYRHSPADGNELRSLLAEYFAYYNHQRPHQHLDGLTPAHLYFGLPDTRNRTLTPNLVEPQFTLTTA
- a CDS encoding DUF1669 domain-containing protein, translating into MITQAYFDQIETQLLKELDNAQESILVAVAWLTNAQLFNKLREKCGRGVTVELMIFNDEINNTSGNDFSRLEEVGGKLYKVGSGDGGTLMHNKFCVIDRSTVINGSYNWSYKARQNHENITVSTNAEELAAQFVAEFRRLKAKYFVEDGGGSEVLDPAKVDHRLALIKNLIKLEELEEIPLQLAKLPTSSSDAALNEITGALKGRRYAKALLAIDAYIQARSQVATYVDPEIVGLRLEAHALELQLKALTDEQTELERLIHQFQIRHAQELGPLILRLLVLRKEKAKTEAERAEAENDYQEYQKDYQRQKDEVVHVLNEEEKSELKQLYREGSKLCHPDAVQAEHQDEAAKWFIALKDAYEHNDTKRVNEILHKLKKGVAFGSMVDSLSKKERLRDWVEEYRRRVETLLEEIVTIKSGKDYQTVVSIPDWDVYFADMKSRLSEELEQLQHGDT
- a CDS encoding transposase, whose protein sequence is MTRKSRRKFTPAFKAQVALEAVKENHTMAELAMRFEIAPAQIGQWKKQLAENAAGVFEGTPTASSAMPGGHDPEKLFAEIGRLKMENDLLKKTVR
- a CDS encoding DUF433 domain-containing protein translates to MEHPLLERITIEPEICHGKPCVRGMRWPVEVVLDMLGSEMSAADIVSEHRELEMEDVQACLHYAKLTGTSIHNSSRK